The Culex quinquefasciatus strain JHB chromosome 2, VPISU_Cqui_1.0_pri_paternal, whole genome shotgun sequence genome contains the following window.
CCGGCGACGTGTGTTGCGTTGATGTGTACAAACATGTGCGTGAACTCTCGTTGCATAGTCAGCATTTGTGCTTTGATGCGGTTGATCCTGGACAGCATACGGGGGTTTTGGTAATAGCCATCGTATGCTACCCGGAGCTCAGCATAGAGTCGTTGGTGTTTACGCTGATAGTCATCATAAACGATTTTTGACTTCCAGcagaaaaactttttaagtttCTGCTTAGCAAACGAGAGCCACCACATCATCCAGCTCGGGAAATTTCACCGTTGACGGGTCCAAAACTGCCAGCTGAGCTGCAGCTCTTCAAGGTGTTCTCTAGAGAGAAGGTGGGGACGAAGAGACCAAAACCCACGGCCAGGTGCTCTACCGAGAATGGGAAGGCAGAGTCTGGCGGTCACCGCCTTGTGGTTTGTGAAGGAGCATGCGTGAGCGGCGATAGTCCTTAGGCCTTCATTCAGTCCAGGGCTGACGTAGATACGGTCAAGTCTAGACTGAGAGTTGTGGGTAATATAGGTAGGGCCAGGGGAGGTCGAGTGAAGCTTGACCCAAACATCTTGCAGCTGTAGTTGTTGTATGGTGGTGTGGAGAGAGGGACTGTAGTTGTTACCAGTTGCATCACATTGTCTTACCACACAGTTAAAATCTCCTGACACTATCACGTGCTCGGTTTGATGTCGCAGATAGTACGCAAGAGTGTTGTTGAAAAACGCTCCCGTTCGGCTCGCAGAGCGGTTCCGGACGGAGCGTAGATGCAGCACAGTGTGGTATTGTGGACACGAACGGTTATTAGCCGTCCGTCAAGGCTTTTTTCGATGTGTGAGAAAACGATGTGGTCCTTGAGTGCGATCGCTGTTCCTCTTCTCGCGTGATCCACATTGCAGACAAGGTTGTAGCCAGGCAGCACAAGTTGCTCGTTTTCTACTTCTTGCAAGAAGATGATGTCGAGTTCCATCGTTCTTGCAAAAGATCGCAGTGCGTTGATTTTGGTAGTGTTAGTGATGGTGTTTATATTGATAGTAGCGATGTAATAGCTGTGTTGAGCCATTTTACAACGCATCATCTCCCATATCGTTGTCCTCGTCGTTTGGTCGCACTTTCTTCGCCCGGAGCCGGAACGTAGCGAGCGTTTGCTGTTGGTGGAGGTCGTCGATGTGTCCGTGTCGTATCCCTCAGATACGGTCTTCTTCGTGAGTACTAGTGTGGTCTTTGGTGGCAACATATTGGTGAGCGCGGTTGGCTTGACAGCGGGGGTCAAGGCCAAGGGAGATGACCCTGGAGGGGTTTTCTTACTGTCGGTGAGCTTGGTGAAAACAGATTTCTGCATTGGTTTCTTCGTTTTCTTCTGCTTTGACTCGCGCGTTGAAGAAGTCTTGGCTGAAGGTACTTGTTTTGCCGCGTCAGCGTAGGTTTTTTGAACAAGAAGCTTCTTGTTCTCGACGCAGCTTATGCCGTTGTGAGCATAATCTTGGCAATGCTTACATGTCTGCTTCTGGCCATAGTATGACAAAGCAGTAAGTTCTCCGTCGATAACAACATACGATGGAATGTTCTGTTTGACCTTCATCTTGGCCACCCAGATTCCGGATGGAAAACCATCGTACGCGAATTTTTCTCCCTACATGAGCTCGCGAAGTCCGTAAACTTCGCCGTATGCCGAGAGGAAGTCCACGATCGCTTGCTCCTGGATGTCTTCAGGAAGGTCGTGGAGTTTTACTTCCACAGCTCCATCTTCCATCACGATACGTAGCTTGTAGATTTTGTCTTCCACTTCGATTTCGTGTTTGTTGTCGTTTTCTTCCACTACTCGTTGTGCGATCGCAAGATCGGTAGTTTTCACAAAAGCACAACCATGTGTACGGCTGCACTGAATGCGTTCCACCTCCTCGCGTTTCAGACCGATGACCGTCGCGATGAATTCGTGCACTTCTTCGAAACTAGGTTTTTCGGTATCATCGAATAGTCGATCCGAAAAGTATTGATCCGACGGGCCATCCCGGACCGGCGTGTCCGCGATTAGCGGTTGCTTATTGAAGGACAAACTGAGGAAAAATACTTGATCAGCCCTTTTCAACAAGCACGTCTGCTCAGCTCAACAGATGAGCGGTAACTGTCCGTTCAAAAGAGGTGCTGCAaaacaacttattattttttgataaaattttcgaacaaatcagcaacaaagtttgagtcaaactaTACTCAAAAGTTAGTGGTgttatttgttttgcaaaaccgaaacgaaagcgccaaaaatatttgtaattaccttttgcctcttggtggcgctttgtattattatgtgtgtggtcgatgtttgaggatatgcacgcagaacacagaacagttaaaactagcgaaaatgtCTCACTtacttctgatacaagtcgcaatattgattttcgaacaaatcagcaacaaagTTTGAATCAGACTATACttaaaagttagttttgttatttgtttttgcaaaaccgaaacgaaagtgcccaacatattcgtaattaccttttgcctcttggtggcgctttgtattagtatgtgcccagtcacggcgttctcacaGAATTTTCAGAGGTTTCTAACAGAGCGAAAATATTCTTACAAGAACGCTGCCATCATCCTGCTAGATCTTTGCAATAATTCTTaaagaattctagctcaaatgcaataaccggttctagcaggagCCAGCGAAATCAATCGGTTATGTTAGAATCTTGCTAGAATGCTGCTAGAACTATTCTGACAAGCcatcctgctagaattctgttagaatcctgctaaAATGAGCTGGCATGAATTTTCTGctagaattttattagaataaAACGGATAGGATTTTTTTGggtaaaaagatttgttttggaTTTTTGCTAGATTTTTACCTAGCGAATAaaaccaattattttttttattcaatcaaaTCACATCTTACAATATGCACACACTTTATACTGTTCACTTGGGCACTTTCAATCTTCGTTGCTCGTATTTTGGTGGAGTTGAAAAGGACGCTTTTATTCACTCTTCCTGCCGGTGTTGTCTCCAGATGAAAATTCCGTGGTGGAACatttataattttgttgtttcctAGGATGCTCCACGTGTCGTCGTCGATGGGAAGCTGTGCCCCGGCCACCGTGAACTGCGATCTGGATTCCGCTTGTTTGGGACATTTCGAGCTTTTATTATTATCTTGATACAATTCCTGTTGATATAAATAGTAATCGGAATATTGTTAATTCAGGGGtctctaatttttttatgtgcaaACTCTAGttaatttacttacaaaaattAGGCTTCTTCCGTGGCAACTCTCGAGAAAAGTAAACTTGATTGAACAAGTTCATTAACAAAATGGCGGTAACCACATTCGCCCCAACGTGATTTGGCGAAATGACATCATTTTCGACAGATTTGCTTCTGACAGAATGTTCtcacaaaattcttacagaaatcTAGCAAGCCTGttagaatgattctagcaggattctagcagaaccaACTCTGTTAGAAATTTCCGTGACCgggtgtgtggtcgatgtttgcggacgtgcacgcagaacacagaacagttagaactagcgaaaatgcctcactttcttctgatgcaagtcgccatattgaaattacttgaaaattcatacccgtggtactacccagtcaactcaatcggaattaaattcgaatcgtttaagtattccgttttaaacgcaacaaccgaactgaattccgattgagtggaCTGGGCAGTAAATTCAAGTAGGATTACACACTTTTGTGTAATCatagttgaactaaaaaaagtgtaatgctgttactcggtgaagcaatcgagaaattaaaagtgagagtgtgtgcaacatggagttaaactttctgtgaagtttaccatagcactttgaaaagtttaactccatgttgcacgcacacactctcactttcaaTTTCTCGATAACGTTGCCCAGGCACCAAAATTTTtaagcagagctggttctgtaagaatGCCAGAATGTCACTACATTTCTGTTAGaattctataagaaaatggaaactgtgttagaactcggctagaaaccaaccaatgaatgcctgctcatttaggtacacttcttttattacgCAACGCTAAAATTtggttctgcgtgcacgtccgcaaacatcgaccacacacatactaatacaaagcgccaccaagaggcaaaaggtaattacgaatatgtttggcactttcgtttcggttttgcaaaaacaaataacaaaactaactttCAAGTATAGTTGACTGTTAaacttacataaattacataaattacataaattacataaattacataaattacataaattacataaatcacataaatcacataaattacataaattacataaattacataaattacataaattacataaattacataaattacataaattacataaattacataaattacataaattacataaattacataaattacataaattacataaattacataaattacataaattacataaattacataaattacataaattacataaattacataaattacataaattacataaattacataaattacataaattacataaattacataaattacataaattacataaattacataaattacataaattacataaattacataaattacataaattacataaattacataaattacataaattacataaattacataaattacataaattacataaattacataaattacataaattacataaattacataaattacataaattacataaattacataaattacataaattacataaattacataaattacataaattacataaattacataaattacataaattacataaattacataaattacataaattacataaattacataaattacataaatgacataaattacataaattatataaattaaatatattacataaattacataaattacataaattacataaattacataacgattcgaatttaattccgattgagttggcTGGGCAGTACCACGGGTATgaattttcaagtaatttcaatatggcgacttgcatcagaagaaagtgaggcattttcgctagttgtaactgttctgtgttctgcgtgcacgtccgcagacatcgaccacacacatactaaaaCAAagccaagaggcaaaaggtaattacgaatacttttggcactttcgtttcggttttgcaaaaacaaataacaaaactagcTTTTAAGTATAGTTTGACTATCAAACATGTTggtgatttgttcgaaaatttgatcaaaaaataataagttttttgcagcacctcttTTGGACGGACGTACTTACttactttatcagcaacaggtCTATCGACCCAACGCTGAACTAATCGAAGATTTCCAAGATGCTCGATCTTGGGCCGCTCGTCTCCAGTCGCCTACAATGTTGGCCGCTCTTGCATCTTCGTCGACTGCACACAGCCAACGCGTACGAGGCCTTCCACGAAGCCGACGATCGCGTCCAGGTTCGCTGCTGAATATCGTTTTAGCCGCCCGCTCGTCTGACATTCTGGCTACATGTCCAGCCCACTTCAGCCTGTCGTGTTTGATGACTTTTACGATATCAGCATGTTTGTAGTCTTGGTACAACTCGAAATTCATGCGCCTGCGCCACCGGTCTCCTACTTGCTTGCCGCCGAAGATAGAACGCAGGATTCTCCGCTCAAAGACCCCAAGTGCTCTCTGGTCAGCCTCCTTTAGCGTCCACGACTCGTGACCGTAAAGAGCTACAGGGAGTATCAAGGTCCTGTACAGCGTGATTTTCGTAGGCGTCCTTAGGCTGCGGGACCTTAGCTGGCTACGAAGACCGTAGAAGGCCCTGTTTGCAGCACTAATCCGCCGTTTCACTTCGCAGCTCACATCGTTGTCGCACGTCACAAGTGTACCAAGATATACAAACTCATCCACCACCTCATATCTTTCTCCATCTATTTCCACCTCCGAAACACCATCACCTGTACTGTCACGCGCTCTGCCAGCAACTAGATACTTGGTCTTGGCAGTGTTGATGGTCAGTCCGATCTTCGCAGCTTCCCGCTTGAAAGGGACGAACGCCTCCTCCACTGAACGACGGTCGATACCAATGATGTTGATGTCGTCAGCGTATCCAAGCAGCATGTGCGATTTAGTGATGAGTGTTCCGTTTCTTTGCACGCCTGCCCTTCGAGCAGCACCTTCCAACGCTATGATGAACAGTAAGTTCGAGAGAGCATCGCCCTGCTTCAATCCATCCAACGTAACGAAAGCTTCTGATGTCTCGTTAGCTATTCGCACGCTTGATTTTGTTCCGTCGAGCGTTGCACGAATCAGTCTTATTAGCTTCGCCGGAAAGCCGTGTTCTAGCATAATTTTCCAAAGTTCGTTTCTTTTGACTGAATCGTACGccgccttg
Protein-coding sequences here:
- the LOC119766209 gene encoding uncharacterized protein LOC119766209; translated protein: MCNDREGNLLTDKTAVAARWKEHFQQLLNGEMREGVVEDRMNVEDDGIAVDPPTLEDVEKAVKELKNAKSTGKDGLPAELFKHGSARMIEILHQIVQRIWCEEQLPTDWLDGLITPIYKKGQRLDCANYRGITILNSAYKVLSRILWSKLRPLTETFVGEYQCGFRAGRSTTDQMFTLRQILDKFREYNLQTHHLFIDFKAAYDSVKRNELWKIMLEHGFPAKLIRLIRATLDGTKSSVRIANETSEAFVTLDGLKQGDALSNLLFIIALEGAARRAGVQRNGTLITKSHMLLGYADDINIIGIDRRSVEEAFVPFKREAAKIGLTINTAKTKYLVAGRARDSTGDGVSEVEIDGERYEVVDEFVYLGTLVTCDNDVSCEVKRRISAANRAFYGLRSQLRSRSLRTPTKITLYRTLILPVALYGHESWTLKEADQRALGVFERRILRSIFGGKQVGDRWRRRMNFELYQDYKHADIVKVIKHDRLKWAGHVARMSDERAAKTIFSSEPGRDRRLRGRPRTRWLCAVDEDARAANIVGDWRRAAQDRASWKSSISSALGR